In Chitinophagaceae bacterium C216, the genomic stretch ATGGATTCCGGATCTAGCATATGGTTGAAGTGCCAGCTATCAGGATATTTGCCGCCTATGCGAGCCAGATCGGGACCGGTACGTTTACTGCCCCACTGAAACGGGTGGTCATACACAAATTCTCCTGCTTTGGAATATTCTCCATAACGCGTCACTTCATACCGGAACGGACGAATCATTTGTGAGTGACAATTATAACAGCCTTCACGTATGTAAATATCTCTTCCCTGTAACTCAAGCGGTGTGTAGGGTTTTACACTGGCAATTGTGGGAACATTTGATTTTACCAGAAAAGTAGGGATCAATTCAAATATTCCCCCTAATCCTACTACGATCAGACTCAATACTAAAAGCAAGGTGGGTTTTCTTTCAATGACTGCATGCCAGAAGGTTCCGGGTTGTGGTTTGTATGCTTTTTCCAGTCGGGGTGCTTCAGCTTCTTCAAATTTTAAGAAGCTGCCTTGCTTAGCAGTTTTAACAAGATTGTATACCATCAGTAGCACGCCTAGAAGATAGATGGAGCCACCGATCGCCCTAAGAATATAGAAGGGGATCATGGATTGTACTACATCGATAAACTGGTACTGCAGCTGCCCTTCGGGTGTAAAGGCAGACATCATAAAGTAAGAACGGAATGCCGCCCAGTACATAGGGATAGCGTACAGCACTATTCCTAGCGTACCTAGCCAGAAGTGTTGGGCAGCCATCTTCTTAGAATAGAGGTTGGTGGAGAATAATCGTGGAACCAGCCAATAAGCCATACCAAATGTGAGGAATCCATTCCAGCCTAAAGCGCCTATGTGTACGTGTGCTACAGTCCAATCGCTGTAATGTGAAATAGCATTTACATTTTTTAAAGAAAGCATGGGACCTTCAAAAGTGCTCATACCGTAGCAGGTAACTGCAACCACAAAGAATTTCAATACTGGATCCTCACGCACTTTGTCCCATGCACCACGCAGCGTAAACAGACCATTTAACATACCACCCCAGCTAGGAAGTAAAAGCATTACCGAAAATGCGGTGCCTAAGGACTGGGCCCACTCCGGAAGTGCCGTATATAACAAGTGGTGTGGACCTGCCCAGATATATATAAAGATCAGGCTCCAAAAATGAACAATACTTAATCTGTAAGAATATATAGGGCGCTCAGCAGCTTTGGGTAGGAAATAGTACATCAGTCCTAAATAGGGGGTAGTTAAGAAAAATGCAACGGCATTATGTCCATACCACCATTGTACCAAGGCGTCTTGCACCCCTGCGTACCACGAGTAACTTTTTAAGAGCGATACCGGTAGTTCAAATGAATTGACGATATGTAGCATGGCTACCGTTACCCAAGAGGCTATATAAAACCAGATTGCAACATACAAGTGACGCTCTCTTCTGGTGAATATGGTACCAAACATGTTGATGCCAAACACAACCCATATTACTGTAATGGCAATATCGAGTGGCCATTCTAGTTCGGCATATTCCTTTGCTGTAGTATATCCTAAAAGAAGAGTGGTGGCACCCACAGCAATGATGAGCTGCCAGCCCCAAAAATGTATTTTGCTCAATGTATTGCTCCACATGGGCGTTTTAAGCAAGCGGGGCAAAGAGTAATACACAGCTGTAAAAATTCCATTACCTACGAATGCAAAAATCACTGCATTAGTATGTACCGGCCTAACCCTTCCGAATGTGGTGAAGGGTAAGTCAAAGTTCAAAGCAGGAAATGCTAATTGAAAAGCTATCAAAAGACCAGCGAGCATGCCTACAGCACCCCAAAATATAGTGGCAATCAAGAAAAGCTTAGGAATGCGGTTGTCGTAACGAAATTTCTCCACTTGCATTAATCTTTATTTTTTGTTTGATCAAATAATATCCTGTTTGCCGCAGCGTAATTATCATCGTACTGTCCATCCTTTACACTCCATAGAAAGGCGATAAGGAATCCTCCAGAGATACAGATGCTTATAATCAGGAGTAGGATAATCACCATCATAACAACACAAATATTTAACAGAACTGATTTTTTTATAATGCCCTAGGTCATCCGTACTAATGATTTTTATCATACTGTTATCCGTATCATATCATAATCCTTTTTTCCATGCCAAGTATCGAGTAAGGAAATAGCATGTAAGGATGATGGTGAGTGAGCTTAGTGGCATTAAGATAGCTGATATCACAGGTGATAGGGTGCCGCTTAATGCATACGATAGTCCAATTACGTTGTATATAAATGAAAGCATAAAGCCAAATAGAATAATGAATCTATTCTTTTGTGCTAAGGAAAGCAGGGCCGGTAGCTTGTTCAGCTTTGATGCATGCAGAATACCGTCGGAGGCTGGAGTAAATTTGTTATCATCATCGGTGATAGCTATGCCTACATTACTTTGCTTGAGTGCACCAGCATCGTTCAAGCCATCGCCAATCATCATCACGTATTCCGATTGGGATTTTTGTAGATTTTCTATGTAAGTAAGTTTTGCTTTAGGGGACATATTAAAGAGGAGGTGACTATCTAGACCGAAGAATGTCTGCAGCGTACTTTTCTCGCTATCATTATCTCCGGAAAGAAGAGAAAGAGTATAGTTTTTTTTGAGTTGTTGAACTAGCATTCTTACTCCGTTCCGATAATTATTGCTTATAAGGTATTTACCGTAAACTTTGCCATCAATAGCAATATAAACTACACTGCTTTCTTCATGCTTTGAATTGATGTTTACAAATTTTGCAGAGCCTGCTTTGATGTGTTTTTCGTTTACCCAACCTTCAATGCCTTCCCCTTCATATAATTTAAAATTGGCTACTTCAATTGGAAGCATATCGATTGCATGTTGTAATCGATCCTCGATTGTCTGCACTACGGCTACTCCCAACGGATGGATGGATTGTCGAAGCAGTGCCGCAATTTCTTGTTCCAAGTGAGGTGATAGCAGGTGACCTTCATAAGACACTTTACAAGTATGTTTACTGTCGGTAAGTGTTCCTGTTTTATCAAATACAATGTGATTAACTTTTTGTAGCTGCTCGATTACATCGGGATGACGTAAATAAAGCTGATTTTTACTAAATATTCTCAGCAAATTACCGTTAGCGAAGGATGCGCTTAATACCAACGTACATGGACAAGCGACAATTAATACAGTGGTAATGGCATTCCAACCTAATGTTGGTTGGCCTTTCAGATGCCAATAAAGGAGTGCGCTGATGCCCAGTGTTAGTACAATTATCGTAAACCATGTGCTTATCTGGTGAATGAATAAGTTTTTTGATTGTTTTTCTTCCCGGAATACAGCTTTGTTCCAGAGGTCTGTAAGGTAGCTTTGAGATACGGTTTTGGCAACAATTAGCTCGATACAACCTTCAGTTTGGCGCCCGCCAGCGTACACCAGTTCTCCAATATTTTTCTGCACAGGCACGCTTTCTCCTGTAACGAAACTGTAATCAATTTTGGCATTGCCTTTTGAAAGGATCGCATCCACTGGGATTAACTCTTGTGCATGAATTTGTATAACATCGTTTACTTTTAGATCCTGAACAAGTGTTGGTGTGATGGAGCTGTCTTTTACAACATTTACCGCAATTGGAAAGAAGGATCTGTAATCTCGGTCAAACGATATAGCTTGATAGGTTTTATCTTGCAAAGTGCGGCCTACCAGCATGAAGAATACAATGCCGCTCATACTGTCGAAATAACCATTCCC encodes the following:
- the pacS gene encoding putative copper-transporting ATPase PacS, with protein sequence MVYELLSANNLCSYYKLNENPGVTQNRPVSPNKFAFLDRADIAERLIRFSDNKQTQVIFYLPQMHCSSCLWLLENIHKINPGILSSRVNFARKEVFIIFDNKATTLKKVAETLTSIGYEPHISLAGNHDATKKNTDNSRIYKIGVAGFCFANIMMFSLPEYFGLGQQSEQEIGLAFKILILLFSLPVLFYCASEFFTSAWKGLRHRFLNIDVPVAAAILITFLRSIFEILQDTGNGYFDSMSGIVFFMLVGRTLQDKTYQAISFDRDYRSFFPIAVNVVKDSSITPTLVQDLKVNDVIQIHAQELIPVDAILSKGNAKIDYSFVTGESVPVQKNIGELVYAGGRQTEGCIELIVAKTVSQSYLTDLWNKAVFREEKQSKNLFIHQISTWFTIIVLTLGISALLYWHLKGQPTLGWNAITTVLIVACPCTLVLSASFANGNLLRIFSKNQLYLRHPDVIEQLQKVNHIVFDKTGTLTDSKHTCKVSYEGHLLSPHLEQEIAALLRQSIHPLGVAVVQTIEDRLQHAIDMLPIEVANFKLYEGEGIEGWVNEKHIKAGSAKFVNINSKHEESSVVYIAIDGKVYGKYLISNNYRNGVRMLVQQLKKNYTLSLLSGDNDSEKSTLQTFFGLDSHLLFNMSPKAKLTYIENLQKSQSEYVMMIGDGLNDAGALKQSNVGIAITDDDNKFTPASDGILHASKLNKLPALLSLAQKNRFIILFGFMLSFIYNVIGLSYALSGTLSPVISAILMPLSSLTIILTCYFLTRYLAWKKGL